The following proteins are encoded in a genomic region of Macadamia integrifolia cultivar HAES 741 unplaced genomic scaffold, SCU_Mint_v3 scaffold_110A, whole genome shotgun sequence:
- the LOC122070795 gene encoding methylcrotonoyl-CoA carboxylase beta chain, mitochondrial-like isoform X3, whose protein sequence is MLSLRVLAKRVGSPIAVRSSVNLLQITREYCLGVLPDGVDRNSDAFLRNSKAMDDLISQLHSHIDKVLSGGGAEAVRRNRSRNKLLPRERIDRLIDSGSSFLELSQLAGHELYEESLPSGGIISGVGTVHGRLCMFVANDPTVKGGTYYPITVKKHLRAKEIAAQCNLPCLYLVDSGGANLPRQADVFPDRDNFGRIFYNQAQMSALGIPQIALVLGSCTAGGAYIPAMADESVIVKGNGTIFLAGPPLVKAATGEEVSAEDLGGASMHCKISGVSDHFAEDELHGLAIGRNIIKNLHMAGKEVIMSNGASDFKDPIHDIKELRSIAPTDLRQSFDIRSVIARIVDGSEFDEFKKLYGTTLVTGFARIFGQPVGIIGNNGILFIESALKGAHFIELCAQRNIPLIFLQNITGFMEEIDCNTCIKCMLKMKRRDRKVNSSYQISSSHSNKTLLTLPMYVRLLLRFR, encoded by the exons atgctGAGCCTGAGAGTGTTGGCAAAGCGAGTAGGTTCACCAATTGCTGTGAGAAGCAGCGTCAATCTTCTTCAGATAACAAGAGAGTATTGTTTGGGAGTTCTACCGGATGGCGTCGACCGTAACTCCGATGCCTTCCTTCGTAACTCTAAAGCCATGGACGACCTCATTTCGCAACTCCATTCTCACATCGACAAG GTTCTTTCGGGGGGCGGAGCCGAAGCAGTACGAAGAAACAGGAGTCGGAATAAGCTTCTTCCAAGAGAACGCATTGATCGCTTAATCGATTCTGGCTCCTCCTTTCTCGAGCTGTCACAG CTTGCAGGCCATGAACTGTATGAAGAATCCTTACCATCTGGAGGGATAATCTCTGGAGTAGGAACAGTGCATGGACGGCTTTGCATGTTTGTGGCTAATGACCCCACTGTCAAGGGGGGAACATATTACCCCATCACTGTTAAAAAACACCTTAGAGCAAAAGAAATTGCTGCCCAATGCAACTTACCATGCCTCTATCTTGTCGACAGCGGAGGTGCTAACCTTCCAAGGCAGGCAGATGTCTTTCCTGACAGGGATAATTTTGGTAGAATATTCTATAATCAAGCTCAAATGTCTGCACTGGGTATTCCTCAAATTGCACTGGTTTTGGGTTCATGCACAGCAGGAGGTGCTTATATTCCTGCAATGGCTGATGAAAGCGTAATAGTTAAAGGAAACGGTACTATATTTTTAGCTGGGCCTCCTCTAGTGAAG GCTGCTACAGGAGAGGAGGTTTCAGCAGAGGATTTGGGTGGTGCAAGCATGCATTGTAAGATTTCGGGTGTCTCTGATCATTTTGCTGAAG ATGAGTTGCATGGACTTGCTATTGGGAGGAATATCATTAAGAACTTGCACATGGCTGGAAAAGAAGTAATCATGTCAAATGGTGCCTCTGATTTTAAAGATCCAATACATGATATAAAGGAGCTCCGTTCTATTGCACCAACAGACCTCAGGCAGTCTTTTGACATCCGATCAGTAATTGCCCGTATCGTCGATGGAAGTGAATTTGACGAATTCAAGAAGTTGTATGGCACT ACTCTTGTAACAGGTTTTGCAAGGATCTTTGGACAACCTGTCGGAATTATTGGAAACAATGGAATATTATTTATAGAGTCTGCTCTAAAAGGGGCCCACTTCATAGAGTTATGTGCTCAGCGTAACATTcctttgatatttcttcagaatATTACTGGATTTATG GAAGAAATAGACTGCAATACATGTATCAAATGCAtgttaaaaatgaaaagaagggaTCGAAAAGTTAACAGTTCATACCAAATCTCTTCCTCACACTCGAATAAAACCTTGTTGACTCTCCCTATGTATGTGCGACTCCTACTTCGATTCCGGTGA
- the LOC122070795 gene encoding methylcrotonoyl-CoA carboxylase beta chain, mitochondrial-like isoform X2, with translation MLSLRVLAKRVGSPIAVRSSVNLLQITREYCLGVLPDGVDRNSDAFLRNSKAMDDLISQLHSHIDKVLSGGGAEAVRRNRSRNKLLPRERIDRLIDSGSSFLELSQLAGHELYEESLPSGGIISGVGTVHGRLCMFVANDPTVKGGTYYPITVKKHLRAKEIAAQCNLPCLYLVDSGGANLPRQADVFPDRDNFGRIFYNQAQMSALGIPQIALVLGSCTAGGAYIPAMADESVIVKGNGTIFLAGPPLVKAATGEEVSAEDLGGASMHCKISGVSDHFAEDELHGLAIGRNIIKNLHMAGKEVIMSNGASDFKDPIHDIKELRSIAPTDLRQSFDIRSTLVTGFARIFGQPVGIIGNNGILFIESALKGAHFIELCAQRNIPLIFLQNITGFMVGSRSEAGGIAKAGAKMVMAVSCAKVPKITILIGGSFGAGNYGMCGRAYSPNFLFLWPTARISVMGGPQAAGVLAQIERSTKKRQGIEWTQDEEEKFKARVVEAYEKEGSPYYSTARLWDDGIIDPADTRKVLGLCLSASTKHVPEETKYGVFRM, from the exons atgctGAGCCTGAGAGTGTTGGCAAAGCGAGTAGGTTCACCAATTGCTGTGAGAAGCAGCGTCAATCTTCTTCAGATAACAAGAGAGTATTGTTTGGGAGTTCTACCGGATGGCGTCGACCGTAACTCCGATGCCTTCCTTCGTAACTCTAAAGCCATGGACGACCTCATTTCGCAACTCCATTCTCACATCGACAAG GTTCTTTCGGGGGGCGGAGCCGAAGCAGTACGAAGAAACAGGAGTCGGAATAAGCTTCTTCCAAGAGAACGCATTGATCGCTTAATCGATTCTGGCTCCTCCTTTCTCGAGCTGTCACAG CTTGCAGGCCATGAACTGTATGAAGAATCCTTACCATCTGGAGGGATAATCTCTGGAGTAGGAACAGTGCATGGACGGCTTTGCATGTTTGTGGCTAATGACCCCACTGTCAAGGGGGGAACATATTACCCCATCACTGTTAAAAAACACCTTAGAGCAAAAGAAATTGCTGCCCAATGCAACTTACCATGCCTCTATCTTGTCGACAGCGGAGGTGCTAACCTTCCAAGGCAGGCAGATGTCTTTCCTGACAGGGATAATTTTGGTAGAATATTCTATAATCAAGCTCAAATGTCTGCACTGGGTATTCCTCAAATTGCACTGGTTTTGGGTTCATGCACAGCAGGAGGTGCTTATATTCCTGCAATGGCTGATGAAAGCGTAATAGTTAAAGGAAACGGTACTATATTTTTAGCTGGGCCTCCTCTAGTGAAG GCTGCTACAGGAGAGGAGGTTTCAGCAGAGGATTTGGGTGGTGCAAGCATGCATTGTAAGATTTCGGGTGTCTCTGATCATTTTGCTGAAG ATGAGTTGCATGGACTTGCTATTGGGAGGAATATCATTAAGAACTTGCACATGGCTGGAAAAGAAGTAATCATGTCAAATGGTGCCTCTGATTTTAAAGATCCAATACATGATATAAAGGAGCTCCGTTCTATTGCACCAACAGACCTCAGGCAGTCTTTTGACATCCGATCA ACTCTTGTAACAGGTTTTGCAAGGATCTTTGGACAACCTGTCGGAATTATTGGAAACAATGGAATATTATTTATAGAGTCTGCTCTAAAAGGGGCCCACTTCATAGAGTTATGTGCTCAGCGTAACATTcctttgatatttcttcagaatATTACTGGATTTATG GTTGGGTCAAGATCTGAGGCAGGTGGAATTGCAAAAGCTGGAGCAAAAATGGTGATGGCAGTTTCCTGTGCAAAG GTCCCTAAAATAACAATCCTCATTGGTGGAAGTTTTGGTGCTGGTAATTATGGAATGTGTGGGCGTGCATATAGTCCTAATTTCTTGTTCCTTTGGCCAACTGCCAGAATATCTGTGATGGGTGGCCCCCAG GCTGCAGGTGTGCTGGCTCAAATTGAAAGGAGCACTAAGAAAAGGCAAGGAATTGAG TGGActcaagatgaagaagagaaattcaAGGCCAGAGTTGTGGAAGCATATGAGAAAGAAGGAAGTCCTTATTACTCCACTGCAAGACTCTGGGATGATGGAATAATTGATCCtgcagacacaaggaaagttcTAGGTCTCTGCCTCTCTGCTTCCACAAAACATGTCCCTGAAGAGACAAAGTATGGTGTATTCAGAATGTAA
- the LOC122070795 gene encoding methylcrotonoyl-CoA carboxylase beta chain, mitochondrial-like isoform X1, with product MLSLRVLAKRVGSPIAVRSSVNLLQITREYCLGVLPDGVDRNSDAFLRNSKAMDDLISQLHSHIDKVLSGGGAEAVRRNRSRNKLLPRERIDRLIDSGSSFLELSQLAGHELYEESLPSGGIISGVGTVHGRLCMFVANDPTVKGGTYYPITVKKHLRAKEIAAQCNLPCLYLVDSGGANLPRQADVFPDRDNFGRIFYNQAQMSALGIPQIALVLGSCTAGGAYIPAMADESVIVKGNGTIFLAGPPLVKAATGEEVSAEDLGGASMHCKISGVSDHFAEDELHGLAIGRNIIKNLHMAGKEVIMSNGASDFKDPIHDIKELRSIAPTDLRQSFDIRSVIARIVDGSEFDEFKKLYGTTLVTGFARIFGQPVGIIGNNGILFIESALKGAHFIELCAQRNIPLIFLQNITGFMVGSRSEAGGIAKAGAKMVMAVSCAKVPKITILIGGSFGAGNYGMCGRAYSPNFLFLWPTARISVMGGPQAAGVLAQIERSTKKRQGIEWTQDEEEKFKARVVEAYEKEGSPYYSTARLWDDGIIDPADTRKVLGLCLSASTKHVPEETKYGVFRM from the exons atgctGAGCCTGAGAGTGTTGGCAAAGCGAGTAGGTTCACCAATTGCTGTGAGAAGCAGCGTCAATCTTCTTCAGATAACAAGAGAGTATTGTTTGGGAGTTCTACCGGATGGCGTCGACCGTAACTCCGATGCCTTCCTTCGTAACTCTAAAGCCATGGACGACCTCATTTCGCAACTCCATTCTCACATCGACAAG GTTCTTTCGGGGGGCGGAGCCGAAGCAGTACGAAGAAACAGGAGTCGGAATAAGCTTCTTCCAAGAGAACGCATTGATCGCTTAATCGATTCTGGCTCCTCCTTTCTCGAGCTGTCACAG CTTGCAGGCCATGAACTGTATGAAGAATCCTTACCATCTGGAGGGATAATCTCTGGAGTAGGAACAGTGCATGGACGGCTTTGCATGTTTGTGGCTAATGACCCCACTGTCAAGGGGGGAACATATTACCCCATCACTGTTAAAAAACACCTTAGAGCAAAAGAAATTGCTGCCCAATGCAACTTACCATGCCTCTATCTTGTCGACAGCGGAGGTGCTAACCTTCCAAGGCAGGCAGATGTCTTTCCTGACAGGGATAATTTTGGTAGAATATTCTATAATCAAGCTCAAATGTCTGCACTGGGTATTCCTCAAATTGCACTGGTTTTGGGTTCATGCACAGCAGGAGGTGCTTATATTCCTGCAATGGCTGATGAAAGCGTAATAGTTAAAGGAAACGGTACTATATTTTTAGCTGGGCCTCCTCTAGTGAAG GCTGCTACAGGAGAGGAGGTTTCAGCAGAGGATTTGGGTGGTGCAAGCATGCATTGTAAGATTTCGGGTGTCTCTGATCATTTTGCTGAAG ATGAGTTGCATGGACTTGCTATTGGGAGGAATATCATTAAGAACTTGCACATGGCTGGAAAAGAAGTAATCATGTCAAATGGTGCCTCTGATTTTAAAGATCCAATACATGATATAAAGGAGCTCCGTTCTATTGCACCAACAGACCTCAGGCAGTCTTTTGACATCCGATCAGTAATTGCCCGTATCGTCGATGGAAGTGAATTTGACGAATTCAAGAAGTTGTATGGCACT ACTCTTGTAACAGGTTTTGCAAGGATCTTTGGACAACCTGTCGGAATTATTGGAAACAATGGAATATTATTTATAGAGTCTGCTCTAAAAGGGGCCCACTTCATAGAGTTATGTGCTCAGCGTAACATTcctttgatatttcttcagaatATTACTGGATTTATG GTTGGGTCAAGATCTGAGGCAGGTGGAATTGCAAAAGCTGGAGCAAAAATGGTGATGGCAGTTTCCTGTGCAAAG GTCCCTAAAATAACAATCCTCATTGGTGGAAGTTTTGGTGCTGGTAATTATGGAATGTGTGGGCGTGCATATAGTCCTAATTTCTTGTTCCTTTGGCCAACTGCCAGAATATCTGTGATGGGTGGCCCCCAG GCTGCAGGTGTGCTGGCTCAAATTGAAAGGAGCACTAAGAAAAGGCAAGGAATTGAG TGGActcaagatgaagaagagaaattcaAGGCCAGAGTTGTGGAAGCATATGAGAAAGAAGGAAGTCCTTATTACTCCACTGCAAGACTCTGGGATGATGGAATAATTGATCCtgcagacacaaggaaagttcTAGGTCTCTGCCTCTCTGCTTCCACAAAACATGTCCCTGAAGAGACAAAGTATGGTGTATTCAGAATGTAA